GCACTCAGGGAGTTTCTCGATTACCTGCTGACGGTCGGCGATCGTCAGGAATATCAGATCAACTATGCGCCCTATACCCTCAATGCCGCGCGGCTCAAGGCAGAGATCGCGATCCTCGAGAGCGATGACTGCAGCGAGGATGAACGCAACCACCTGCTGCGTCTGAAGCGGGTGCGAGACAACGATGCAGGCTGCAATGCCTTCGATATGGCCGCCTGGGATATCGCCCAGGCCGTTGACCTGGCGATTGCCGGACGCCAGCTTGCGTGGCTGAGCGAGGCGCAGTTCAGCTCCGCCCTCGACCGGGCCTCGGCGCTGGCCGCGAAGCATTATCCGGGCTGGCAGGCCTACGCCCGGGGGCTTTATGCCGGCTTTTCGTTCTTCATGGGCGAGACCGATGAACGCAAGGCGTTCCTGTCGAGCTTCCGTGAGGCACTGGTGGGCTGGCTGACCGGCGCGCCGCCGCTGGCCGGTCCCTGGGCGAGCCTGGATTTCCCCGGCGCCCGTCCCCGCCATTGGGCTCCGATGCATATCGATACGCTGCCGGGCGATGCGCGCACGCTTCACTAGGGCTGAGTATCAGGGGGAATATTAGGACTGAGTAGGCACTGGCCAGGGGCGTTGTAGAGGGTCTGCTCCCCGTGGGACGGGCCATAAGGGCTCGTCATACCCACCGTCAGTCGCTATCATGCATGTTTTGCTGCTCTTGGCCTGCAAAATGCTTGAGTACGTCAGCCTTTTATCTCGGAGTCGCCGCGGCGAGATCCGGACCACAGGGAGGAGGTCAGCGCGATGTCGCGGATTGCCGTCACGACAGCGCTTTTGGCGCTGCTAGCCGGGCTTGCGGGCTGTACGACATCGCCGCCGCCAGCTTCCGAGGTGCCACCGGATTATTTCGCCATGCAGCTGCCGGGACTATCCCGCGGCCTCATGTCGCCGGTGGATAACCCACTGCTCGACCATCAGGGGCTGCATCAGCCGAGTCGCGAGGTGATCCGGGACGCCTTGCTTGAAGAGCACGAACGCTGGCTGGGCACCCCCTACCGGCTGGGCGGGGAGAGTCGACATGGCATCGACTGCTCGGCGCTGATCCAGACCATCTTCCGTGAGCGCTTCGAGACCGAGCTGCCCCGCACGACTTCTCAGCAGATCCATCAGGGGCGGCGCGTCGAGCGCGGCAATCTCAAGGCCGGTGACCTGGTGTTCTTCCGTCCGCCGGGGAGTTATCGTCATGCCGGCATCTATGTCGGTAACGGTTTCTTCCTTCATGCGTCGTCGTCTCAGGGGGTTGCCCTGTCACGTCTCGACAACAGTTACTGGCGCCGTTACTTCTGGCAGGCACGCCGCCCGCTGGCGCCGACACAACTTGCCCAGCGAGCGCTTCTGGCCACCAGCGGCTGAACCGAGCCCGCCTTCAGGCGGGCCTGCCACCCTCGGATGCCACATGACTGCCCCCTTATGATTCAGGCTCACACTCGCGACTGGTGGCGAGCCACCCTGGCGCTTTGCCTGGGCTCCTTCATCGTCTTCATCAACCTCTATGCCCCGCAGCCGCTGCTGCCCGAGCTGCGCAACACCTTCGGCGTTTCGACGCTGATGGCAAGTCTGGTCATGTCCTGCGCGACCCTGGCGCTGGCGGCTTCGCTGCTGATCTACGGCACCCTCTCTGATGCCCTGGGCCGGGGCACCATCATGCGGGTCAGTCTGCTGCTGGTTGCGCTCTGCTCGTTGGCGATTGCGCTGGTGCCCAACTTTGCAGGGCTGTTGGGACTGCGTCTGCTGCAGGGGCTGGTGCTTGCCGGTCTGCCGGCGGTAGCCGTGGCCTGGATGAGCGACGAGTTCGAGCCCCAGGCGATGATGCTGGCGGTGGGGCTCTACATCAGCGCCAATAGCCTGGGCGGCATCGGTGGCCGGGTGATGGGCGGCTGGGCGGGAGAGGCCGGCGGCTGGTCCCTGAGCTTTCTGGTGGTAGGCACCATCAGCCTGGTAGGCGTCGCGGTATTCTGGCGGCTGCTGCCGCCGGCGCGGCATTTCACGCCATCGCGCTTTCGCCTGGCAGAGGCGCTGGCAAGCATTCGGGGCCATCTGAAAACCCCGGTACTGCTGGTGGCCTGTCTGATTGGCGGCCTGAATTTCATGGTATTCATCAACCAGTACAGCTACATCACCTTCCGGTTAAGCGAGGCGCCTTTCGGGCTGGGGGCTCAATGGCTGGGCATGCTGTTTTTGACCTATCTGGGCGGCACCCTGGGCTCGGCCTGGTCGGGGCGGCTGTCACAGCGCTGGGCATCGCCGCTGTGCATGATGGCGGGCATCGTCATCTTCATGCTGGGAAGTCTTGTCACCCTGGCCCAAGGGCTTGGGGTGATCGTGGTCGGGCTGACCATCAACGCCTTCGGCTTCTTTCTGTGTCATGCGACGGCGTCGGGCTGGGTCGGGCGTAACGCCAAGCGGGCCCGGGGCACCGCTACGGCGCTCTATCTGGTTTTCTACTATCTGGGGGCGAGCCTCGGGGGCTTTTATCTGGAGCCGTTCTGGCAGTTCGGCGGCTGGGGAGGCGTGACTCTGGCCGCCGAACTGATCCTGCTGGTGACGCTCGCCCTCAGTGCCTGGTTGTGGCGTCGCGGCTGAAGATCGATTATTGAGCGTTGGCGCTGAGCGCACCCTGGGTGCCGGCTTCATCGCCCCAGACTTGTTCGAGGCGGTCGACCCGTCCGCAGGCAGACTTGTAGAAGTGGTACCTTAAACTGTTGGTCTTGTAGTAGTTCTGGTGGTAATCCTCGGCGGGATAGAAGGCCTTGAAGGCTTCGATCTGGGTCGCGATATCGCGCTCGAAGCGGGCCTGCATCTCGTCGAGACTGTCCTTAGCAAGGACACGTTCTTCCTCGTTCATGGGGAAAATGGCGCTGCGGTATGAGGTGCCGACATCGCAGAACTGGCGATCAACGGCGAAAGGATCGATGTTGCGCCAGAATACGTTGAGCAGCTGTTCGTAACTGACCTCGTCCGGGTCGTATTCCACCTGCACCACCTCGGCATGTTCGGTGCGCCCGGCAGATACCTGCGAGTAGGTCGCGGTATCGGCGGTGCCGCCGCTGTAGCCTGAGGTGGTCTCGAGTACCCCCGGCACCTTGTCAAAGGCCTCTTCCATGCACCAGAAGCAGCCACCGGCGAAGACGGCGTCCTTGGGATCAGCGGCGAGTGCGTCTGCCGAGGCGCCAATGGCGAGTGCCAGTGGCAGGGCTCTGAACCAGCGATGAGTGGCCAGGAAAGCAAAGCGTGTAGCAGCATGCGGATTGTGCGCCATGATCACTCCCGATCTGTTAGCAGATGCTGGTTGGATGGGAACTTGAGCTCAGGGTTCCCTGCCATAGCGCTAAACCTTCGCCCGACGAGGGCATCGCCGTAAGCGATGCAGCCAGACTCGAGAATCGAAAGTCCAGAACCGAGAGTCCGGCGACAGGCAGTCGGCGTGTGTTTCGATCAGCGCGGTATGAAACATCCCGCCTTGGGTCTGTAAGGAAGCATCCTGGCGTGCGACTCAAGGGGCATAGCCGGTCCTGGGTCGCTGCCGAATCCGTCATTTAAGGAGTCTATCCGTTGAACCGACAACGCCTCGTCATTCTTGCCCTCATCGCCCTGGCGGTCGGCGCTTTTTTCTTGAGCGGCGCCCACGAACTCTTGACCCTGGATGCCCTCAAGGCCGAACAGGTGCGGTTCCAGACCTGGCTTGCCGAGGACCCGCTGACGGTGATCGGTGGCTTCTTTGCTCTCTATGTGGCGATGGCCGCGCTGTCGCTGCCCGGGGCCACGCTACTGACGCTGCTCGGTGGAGCGCTGTTCGGGCTTGGCCTGGGCTTGGTGATCATTTCGTTTGCCAGCGCGCTCGGCGCGAGCCTGGCTTTCCTGATCGCTCGCACGCTGGCCCGCACGCCTCTGGAGCGGCGTTTTTCCCGCCAGCTCGATAGCATCAATCGCGGCATCGAGCGAGAAGGTGCCTTCTATCTGTTCACGCTGCGTCTGATTCCGCTGTTCCCGTTCTTCGTCATCAACCTGGTGATGGGCCTGACCCGGATGCGCCTGCGTACCTTCTACTGGGTCAGCCAACTGGGCATGCTGCCGGGCACCGCCGTGTTCGTGAATGCGGGACGCGAGCTGGGAACCCTCGAGTCACTGGGTGGGATATTGTCCCCGGGGCTCTTGGTCTCCTTCGCGCTGATCGGGGTCTTTCCCTGGCTGGCGCGCTGGGGCGTGGAAATCGCCAAGCGTCGCCGCATTGCCCGCCAGTATGACAAGCCCAGGCACTACGACTATGACATCGTGGTGATCGGCGCTGGCTCGGCCGGGCTGGTGGCGAGTTATATCGGCGCGGCGGTCAAGGCGAAGGTGGCGCTTGTCGAGCGCGATAAGATGGGCGGCGACTGCCTGAATACCGGCTGCGTGCCCTCGAAGGCGCTGATTCGCTCGGCGCGTCTCGCTCAAGACATGCGCGAGGCCAAGCGCTTCGGCCTGTCGGTTGCTGAACCCGAGGTCGACTTCCCGGCCGTGATGGGCCACGTTCATCGCGCCATCGAAGAGGTCGAGCCCCATGACAGCCCGGAGCGCTATCGCGGTCTCGGCGTCGAGGTGGTTCACGGGGATGCCTGGCTGCAGACGCCCTGGGAGGTGCGGGTCGGCGAGCGGGTGCTGACCACCCGTCACGTGATCGTGGCCACCGGCGCTCGGCCGCGGGTACCCGAGCTGCCAGGGCTTGAAGATAGCGATGTGCTGACTTCCGACAACCTCTGGCAGCTCGAGTCGCTGCCCGAACGTCTGGTGGTGCTGGGCGGCGGGCCGATCGGCTGTGAGCTGGGCCAGAGCTTCGCCCGGCTGGGCAGTCGCGTGACACTGGTGGAAATGGGGTCCCAACTGCTGCCGCGAGAGGATCGCGATATCGCCGAGGCGGTCGAGACGCGGCTCGAGGCCGAAAGCGTGCGGCTGGCGCTGGGCGCGCGGGCGGTAAGGGTCGAGCCAGGCCCGAGCCATGGCGACAGCGGGCGAGTGCTGGTCATCGAGCGCGACGGCCCGCAGGGCGTGGAGACTGAGCGCCTGGTCTTCGATCGGCTGCTGGTGGCGGTGGGACGGGTGGCCAACGTCAGTGGCTTCGGCCTCGAGGGGCTCGGCGTGCTGCCCCGTGCCAATGGCACCATCGATGTCGATGGCACTCTACGCAGCCTGCACCCGAACATCTGGGCCTGCGGCGACGTGGCGGGACCCTTCCAGTTGACCCATGCCAGCGCCCATCAGGCCTGGCACGCCACGGTCAACGCGCTGTTCGGCGAGTTCAAACGCTTCACCGTCGACTATCGCAACCTGCCGGCGGTGACCTTCTGCGACCCCGAGGTGGCAAGGGTCGGGCTCAACGAGCGTGAGGCCGCCGCCCAAGGCGTGGAGGTCGAGGTGACCCGCTATGCCTTCTCCGAGCTTGACCGGGCGATCGCCGACCAGCACACCGAGGGCTTCATCAAGGTGCTGACGGTGCCGGGCAAGGATCGTATCCTCGGCGCCAGCATCGTCGGCCACGGCGCCGGCGAGCTGCTGGGCGAGTACACCCTGGCCATGACCCATGGCATCGGCCTCAACAAGCTGCTCGGTACCATCCATCCCTATCCGACCTTCTCGGAGGCCGCCAAGGCCAGCGCCGGCGTGTGGAAGAATGCCCACAAGCCTGAGCGTCTGTTGGGCTGGCTCGCGCGCTACTTTGCCTGGCGCCGCCGCAGTGCCCATTCGTCGGCTACCACAAAAACCTCGGCCGCCGCCACTAGCTCGGCCACTAGTTCGGCTACGAGGAGCGAAACCCATGCTCGATCGCTGGACCAGTGAATGGATCAAGCCGCCGCTGGCCCGGCTCGCCAAGGGCCTGGCCGGGCGCGGCGTGACCCCCAACCAGGTGACAGTCACCAGCTTCCTGATCGGCATGTTGGCGCTTCCGCTGCTGGCGCAGCAGGCCTATGGCTGGGCGCTGGCGGCGATTCTCGTCAACCGCCTGGGCGATGGTCTGGATGGCGCCCTGGCCCGGCATACCGGGCAGTCGAGCGATGCCGGTGGTTTTCTGGATATCGGCCTCGACTTCCTGTTCTATGCCGCGGTGGTGCTGGGCTTCGCCCTGGCCGATCCGGCGGCCAATGCGCTGGCGTCGGCCCTCTTGCTGTTTGCCTTCGTCGGTACCGGCAGCTCGTTTCTGGCCTTCGCGATCATGGCCGCCAAGCACGACCTGGCACGGCCTAGCTTCGAGAACAAGGCGTTCTACTATCTGCATGGCCTCACCGAGGGCACCGAAACCATTCTGGCATTCGTGGCCTTCTGCCTGTGGCCTGAGCACTTCGCCTTACTGGCATCGATCTTTGCCGCCGCCTGCCTGCTGACCACCGGCACTCGGCTATGGGGTGGCTTTCATACCGTCAGGGCAAGGGAGCGCAGTGCATGAGGCATCAACGACATGTCAGGCCGACCTCGGCGCTGGCCGGACTGCTGGTGGCAGGCCTGGGGCTGACCGTTCTTGCTGGGCCGCTGAAGGCGGCCGAGACCGCCTTCAGCCCAAGCGACATCCAGGCCTGGTCGACGCGCACCTTCGATGGCGAAACCGACTACCGGCTGGTGGAACTGGACGGAGAGCAGGTACTCATGGCGCAGGCTCGCGGGCAGGCCTCGGCCAAGTATCTGGAGCAGGAGATCGACCTTGACCGCACCCCCTATCTACACTGGTGCTGGCGTGTTTCGTCGACCTATCCGGGGCTCAAGGAAACCACCAAGAGCGGTGATGACTATCCGGCACGGGTCTATGTGGCGCGCAAGACCGGCTGGCTACCGTTTCAGGTGCAGTCGGTGAACTATGTCTGGTCATCGAACCAAGTGGCGGGTAGCGCCTGGCCGAATGCCTTCACCGAACGCGCCCAACTGCTGGCGCTCAAGGGCAAGGAGGCCCCGGTCGGGCAGTGGGTAGCCGAGGTGCGCGATGTGCGTGAGGACTTCAGCCGCCTGTTCGGTGAACGCCCGGAGCGCCTGAGCGGCGTCGCGCTGATGACCGATGGCGACAATGCGGGGGGCGATGCCACCGCCTGGTATGCCCGCCTGGCGTTTTCCGACTCCTCTGCGCCTCCCCGCTGTCCGGGGCAGTGACGGGCGGGTAGCATGATCCACGACCCAATTCCCGCGGCGCATTTAAAAAAAGGCTATGTACCCGTTACGTGTTGGACAGCTATCCTGTTGATAGATGCCTTGAGAGGTACCTGCTCATGGATGCCCACGCCTTCCAGCATTGGCTTGGTCAACTGACCCAACTCAACACCAGACAAAAGAACCTTCTTCGGTGTCAGCTTCAAAAGCGACCCCAGCAGGACGCACTCCACGATACCTTGCCGACGCTCCAGGCCTGCCCGCACTGTGCGGCCGGTGCCGCGCAGTTAGCCCCATGGGGTTGGAGCCGCGGGTTGCGCCGCTACCGGTGACGGGAGTGCCGTCGTACCTGCAATGCCTTGACGGCCACACCACTGGCGCGTCTCCGTCAGGTCGAGTGCTGGCTGGGCTATGCCCAGGCACTGATCGAGGGGCTCACGGTAAGAGAGGCAGCGCGACGCTGTGGGATCAGCAAGAATACGGCCTTCCGATGGCGACATCGTTTTCTGGCGCGGGTCGCCGAGCATAGCGACACACGCGAAACCGGCATCATCGAAGCGGACGAAACCTTCTTCCTGGAATCCTTCAAAGGCCAACGTCGCCTGCCACGACCATCGCGCAAGCGAGGGGGTGTCGGGGCGACACGAGGCACAGGACCGGACCAGATTCCGGCTATGGTCGTTCGCGACCGAGCCGGCCACACGGCCGATTTCCAGTTGAAGAAGCTCGATGCCCGTCATGTGCGGGAGGCGCTCCAGCCCTTGGTTGATCGCGAGTCCGTGTTGTGCTCGGACAGTGCCAGTGTATACGCGGCCTTTGCCAGAGACTGCGGCATCACCCACCAGGTGGTGCATGCCAAGCCCGGGCAGCGAGTCCGGGCGGGCGCTTTGCCTACCACAGCCGGTTGAAGCGCTGGATGGGCCGTTTCCATGGGGTCGCCACCAAGTATTTGGTCAACTATCTCGGCTGGCGACGCATGCTGGAGCGCTATGCCAAGGCGATACAGCCCGTTCACTGTCTTCAGGAAGCGGTCGGGCGTCACATACAACACGTAACGGGTACATAGCCTAAAAAAAGGGGCAACCCAATGGGCTGCCCCTTTCTTGATCAGCGTGTTGAGCGCTGTGGGCGAGCTTAGTGCTCCACGCCACCTTCGCCGTGCACGTGGCCGTGCTCGACTTCTTCTTCGCTCGCTTCACGCACTTCGGCGATTTCGACGTCGAAGTTCAGGTTCTGACCGGCCAGCGGGTGGTTACCATCGACGGTAACGGTGTCGCCTTCAACCTGAGTCACGGTCACCATCAGCGGGCCGCCCTGAGTCTGAGCCTGGAACTGCATGCCCGGCTGCACGTCTTCGACGCCTTGGAAGGCATCACGCGGCACTTCCTGCACCAGGCCTTCCTGGATTTCGCCATAACCTTCTTCCGGTGTAACGGCCACCTGCAGCTTGTCGCCGTTCGCCTTACCTTCCAGCTCTTTTTCCAGACCCGGGATGATGTTGCCGGAGCCGTGCATGTAGGTAAGCGGATCGCGACCTTCGGAGCTGTCCAGCACCTCACCAGAATCATTTTTCAGGGTGTAGTGGAACGCGACTACGGTGTTCTGCGCAATTTGCATTGATGGACCTTTCGGTGAGTGCATGTCTCATCAATGGTAACGCGATGGCCCAAGGGCTGTCAGGGGCGTCTGGGTATTTTTCAGCTTGATCGGGGCTATCATGATGTTGATTCAAGCCTGTGGGCCGCAGTTGCGTGTCACCCGAGGCAGGGATACCCTGAATTTGATTGTTCATCACCCTTTCACCCGACTACGAATGCTGCTGGAGAGAATGTCCATGACCGTGACGCTGATCTGGCTGATCGCCTTTGCCGTGATCCTGTTATTGACCGTTAAGAGCTGGAGCGGGGCGTTGGGAACCTTCTTCGAGCGCAAGATGCCATCGCTGTTGCTCAGCGGTGGTGATGACCGCTGGGTCTGGTGCCCGGCGATTGCCGTGCTGGGCGCGACCACCGTGGTGCGTCCGGTCGACATGGTGTTCACCGTGCTGCTGCTGGCACTGATCGTGTGGCTCGCCAAGAGCCTGATCGGTTGGGCCATGAACCGGGTCAAGCTGCACTGATTGCCTGTTCTGAGCCTTTGTACGCAGTTGATTTACTGGGTTCATGTACCGAATCGATGCACATGAACTCATGTACTGAATCGAAGCACTGAATCAAAGTTCTGGTTCCCCCGCGAGCGCTAGGGGAAGCTTTCTGGCCGGGTCCGCGACCATGTCCCGCCAGGCAGAAACGACTAGGCCCGCGAGCGTGCTCGCGGGCCTTGTTGCGTTCTTAGGGCTTGTTGGGCTTTTGCTTGATGGGCCTTGCTAGGTTCTGGGTTGCTCGGCCCAAGTCGCCCTTTCTGCGTTCCCCGTTATCAGTAGGGTGCCACGCTGAGGTTGGAGCCGCTGCCGATCAGGCGCACGCGCTGGCCGACCTGGAAGGCACGGTCAGCTTTCTGCACCACCACTACACTCTGGCCGTTATCGCGGCGAATCTCCATTTCCCAGGCGGCGGTCCGGTTGGCAGAATCCTCGACCTTCTTGCCGGCCACGCTGCCGCCGATGGCGCCGGCTGCGGTGGCCAGCGTCCGGCCTGAACCGCCGCCGATCTGGTTGCCCAACAGGCCGCCAATGACGGCGCCGCCGATGCCGCCAAGCGCACCGCTGTTCTGGTCGCCGGCCTGGATCTGCACCTGGCGCAAGGCGGTGATAGTGCCGTAGCTGACCGTCTGAGCGGTCTGTGCCTGGTTGCCTCGATACACATCCCCTGAGTAGGGGCTGGTGTTGGCGCAGCCGGCAAGCGTCAGCAGGCCGGCGGCCAGCACGGGGAGCAGGGCGTGTGATTTGAGGTGGCGCATGGGAGGTCCTCCTTCGCTTACGCGATATGAAACTCAAGGCGTGCGTATCGCCATTGGGAAACAGTGTTCTTTAACTAGTCTAACGTCATTCCCGGCGCTCGACCAGCGATGCTTTGACCGAAAAGTCACGCCGGAGTGCCTGACGGCGCTACCTGAAAGAATATCGCCCTGGTTGGCACTTATCGAGACATGAAAAACCCATCCCGCCTGGCGGGATGGGTCATGGTCGGTCAATTGATGCGTTGTTTCTGATGTGCTGCTTCGTTCGAGTTTGCGGCGCTGGTGGATCAGTCCTCCTCGATTACTGGCATGTCACCAGTCAAGACTTCATCCCAGGCGTCGTCGAGGGAGTAACCCGCGCGGCTATCAACGGTGTCGATGACTTCGACGGCGTGCTGTAGAGATTCCCGCTGGCCTTTCAGAGCGACCACCAGTTTGGCGAGTTCCTGCTTGCTGAACGTGTCGGCGATCAGATCGGCTTGGTGGCTCAGTTCGATGCAGTTCATGTGTAACACCTCGTACAGTGGCCATCGGCGATGGCGTTATGGACCGTTTGCTACTCATGCCGGGCCGGGTAAGTGCCCGTCGCTGCAGTGGCGAAGTGGTCACACGCTTGGAAAGACCATCGCTCAAGGCGCCTGGGTCATTGATCGGAGCGCCTTCGTTGTAGCTCAGTGCAAGGGATCCTGAGTCGGGGTAGCGACACTGGCTTGCGCTGTGATTTGACTATGGTGCAGCACAGCAGAATCGACCATGCCTCATTGGCCGCAGCTTGTGTTGTAACCCGACTACAAGATGTCAGTAACGTCGGCGAACTTGTCGATATCTTTCATGGGGCCCCGGGGCCATGGAAAACAGACATCAAAAAGGGGAGGCCTATGGCCTCCCCTTGGTGATAACTCGCTCGGTGTGGCGAGTTCGTCGATCAGGCGAACTGGTTCATGGTGTTGTCCTTGCCGCCGGCCTTAAGGGCGCCTTCGCCGGAGAAGTACTCCTTGTGATCATCGCCGAGGTTGGAACCGGCCATGTCCTGGTGCTTGACGCAGGCCAGGCCCTTGCGGATTTCCTGACGCTGAACGCCTGCCACGTAGGCCAACATGCCTTCCTCGCCGAAATAGCCCTTGGCCAGGTCGTCGGTGGACAGGGCTGCAGTGTGATAGGTCGGCAGGGTGATCAGGTGGTGGAAGATACCGGCCTCGCGAGCAGCATCGCGCTGGAAGTTGCGGGTCCAGTCATCGGCGAGTGTGGCAAGCTCGCTGTCATCGTAGGCCGCGTTCATCAGGTCGGCGCGATCATAGGCGCTGACGTCTCGACCTTCCTGTTCCCAGGCGTCGAAGACCTGCTGACGGAAGTTGAGCGTCCAGTTGAAGGAGGGCGAGTTGTTGTAGACCAGCTTGGCGTCAGGGCAGACCTCACGGATGCGATTGACCATGCCGGCGATCTGGCCGACGTGTGGCTTCTCGGTCTCGATCCACAACAGATCCGCCCCGTGTTGTAGCGAGGTGATGCAGTCCAGCACCACCCGGTCCTCGCCGCTGCCCGGCTTGAATTGGTAGAGGCCATTGGCCAGGCGTACGGGCTTTCTGAGCTCGCCGTCGAGCTTGATCAGGGTGTCGCCCTCGGCGACATCGTCCGCCGAGGCGACCGTGGTGGTCTCGAGGAAATGGTTGTACTGGCTAGCCAGGTCGCCGGGTCCGTGGGAGACCGGAATCTTCTGGGTCAGGCCGGCGCCCAGGGAATCGGTGCGGGCGACGATCACGCCGTCTTCGACGCCGAGTTCCAGGAAGGCATAGCGCACGGCGTTGATCTTGGCGAGGAAGTCCTCGTGGGGCACGGTCACCTTGCCGGCCTGGTGGCCACACTGCTTGGCATCCGAAACCTGGTTCTCGATCTGGATGCAGCAGGCACCGGCCTCGATCATCTTCTTGGCCAGCAGATAGGTGGCCTCCTCGTTGCCGAAGCCAGCATCGATATCGGCGATGATCGGCACCACATGGGTCTCGAAGTTATCGATCTTGTCCTGTGCGGCCCGAGCGCCGATTTCATCGCCTTCGGCGCGAGCCTCGTCCAGCGCCTTGAACAGATGGCCAAGTTCCCGGGCATCGGCCTGGCGCAGGAAGGTGTAGAGCTCCTCGATGAGTGCCGGCACGCTGGTCTTCTCGTGCATCGACTGATCCGGCAGCGGGCCGAAATCGGAGCGCAGCGCGGCCACCATCCAGCCGGACAGGTAAAGATAACGCTTGTCGGTGGTGCCGTGGTGGCGCTTCACCGCCAGCATCTTCTGCTGCCCGATAAAGCCATGCCAGCAGCCCAGTGACTGGGTGTACTGGCTGGTATCGGCGTCGTAGGCGGCCATGTCGCGACGCATGATGCCGGCGGTGTAGCGGGCGATCTCCAGCCCGGTACGAAAGCGGTTCTGGGTCTTCATGCGTGCCGCGTACTCGGGGTTGATGGTGTCCCACTTGCCGCCTTGGGCCTCGCGCAGGGCGGTCAGGGTCTGGATTGCATCTTGATATGCTGACATGGAGCCATCCTCATCGGTCGGTTGTTCCTGGCGGCGGCATGCTGCGTCGAGTGTTTCATGCTGCGCTGCAGGATATATCAAGCGTTAGCCAGGGGAGCGGTCTTGTCTGTGCTGCCTTGGTCGAAGGGGACATGGCATTAAATCCGTTGTAATGAGCCGGAAGATTTCGGGATATAAAACGGTTGTTTTAATGTCGCCCTGGTAAGGACTATGGCCCATGGCATCGGGGCTTCACCATGATTACTTAGCGGTAGGGAGCGTTGTAGTAAGACTACAAACCAGGCCTTTTTCGGCCATGGATGTAGTCTTATTTCCGGAGAGTAAGGGAAGGGCTTGCGAATCAGTCGCCTAGCGTGAAGCGCATATTGCGGTGCGGTATTCCGGCATCGAGAAATTCATCACCGAAGGCGACGAATCCCAGGCGTTCGTAGAAGGGAAGTGCATGCGTCTGGGCGGCGAGCTCTACATGAGCATGGCCATGAGAGCGAGCGGCCACGATGGAGGCCTGCATCAGCGCCACCCCGATACCGAGGCCGCGGGCCTCGGCCAGAACAGCGACGCGCCCGATGTGGCCATCGGGCAGCAGGCGGGCGGTGCCCAGCGCGGTAGTGCCGCGCCAGGCCAGGATATGCAGGCAGTCGGGGTCGCGACCGTCCCACTCGTCTTCCACCGGCACGGCCTGCTCCTCGATGAACACAAGACGGCGGATTTCGCCGGCGATGGCCCCCAGTTGCTCCCAGCTGCCCTGCTGGAGCGTTATCTCATCCTGTCGCTGCTGGCTCATGCGTCATCCTCATCCTCGCCGTCTTGCGGCCAGCTCAGGCTGCCGCGATCCAGCAGGCCGGTGAGCAGCGCCGCAGCACCGGGGTAGGCGAGCAATTCGGCGTCGATGGGCGTCTGCGAGGCCAGGGCCCGGGCCAGGCCCGGCGTGCAGGGCAGGCCATCGCCGTCGACGAACAGGGTTGCCTGGGTGTCGTCCAGCGCGCGCCAGGCGAAGCGCGAGCCCAGGGTGCGCTCCAGATGCCCCCCGGCTTCGAGCTCGGCGGTGAGTTCATCAACCGGCGTCGGTTCCTCCTGCGGCACCAGCTGGTCGACATATTTGGGCTGAGTCATCGCCCGTCCGAACCACTGGGCCAGCTGGGCAGGGTCATCGAGGGTATCGAGGATCAGCCGGCGCATGCGCTCG
Above is a window of Halomonas sp. I5-271120 DNA encoding:
- a CDS encoding C40 family peptidase, coding for MSRIAVTTALLALLAGLAGCTTSPPPASEVPPDYFAMQLPGLSRGLMSPVDNPLLDHQGLHQPSREVIRDALLEEHERWLGTPYRLGGESRHGIDCSALIQTIFRERFETELPRTTSQQIHQGRRVERGNLKAGDLVFFRPPGSYRHAGIYVGNGFFLHASSSQGVALSRLDNSYWRRYFWQARRPLAPTQLAQRALLATSG
- a CDS encoding MFS transporter; this encodes MIQAHTRDWWRATLALCLGSFIVFINLYAPQPLLPELRNTFGVSTLMASLVMSCATLALAASLLIYGTLSDALGRGTIMRVSLLLVALCSLAIALVPNFAGLLGLRLLQGLVLAGLPAVAVAWMSDEFEPQAMMLAVGLYISANSLGGIGGRVMGGWAGEAGGWSLSFLVVGTISLVGVAVFWRLLPPARHFTPSRFRLAEALASIRGHLKTPVLLVACLIGGLNFMVFINQYSYITFRLSEAPFGLGAQWLGMLFLTYLGGTLGSAWSGRLSQRWASPLCMMAGIVIFMLGSLVTLAQGLGVIVVGLTINAFGFFLCHATASGWVGRNAKRARGTATALYLVFYYLGASLGGFYLEPFWQFGGWGGVTLAAELILLVTLALSAWLWRRG
- the msrA gene encoding peptide-methionine (S)-S-oxide reductase MsrA; translated protein: MAHNPHAATRFAFLATHRWFRALPLALAIGASADALAADPKDAVFAGGCFWCMEEAFDKVPGVLETTSGYSGGTADTATYSQVSAGRTEHAEVVQVEYDPDEVSYEQLLNVFWRNIDPFAVDRQFCDVGTSYRSAIFPMNEEERVLAKDSLDEMQARFERDIATQIEAFKAFYPAEDYHQNYYKTNSLRYHFYKSACGRVDRLEQVWGDEAGTQGALSANAQ
- a CDS encoding FAD-dependent oxidoreductase, translating into MNRQRLVILALIALAVGAFFLSGAHELLTLDALKAEQVRFQTWLAEDPLTVIGGFFALYVAMAALSLPGATLLTLLGGALFGLGLGLVIISFASALGASLAFLIARTLARTPLERRFSRQLDSINRGIEREGAFYLFTLRLIPLFPFFVINLVMGLTRMRLRTFYWVSQLGMLPGTAVFVNAGRELGTLESLGGILSPGLLVSFALIGVFPWLARWGVEIAKRRRIARQYDKPRHYDYDIVVIGAGSAGLVASYIGAAVKAKVALVERDKMGGDCLNTGCVPSKALIRSARLAQDMREAKRFGLSVAEPEVDFPAVMGHVHRAIEEVEPHDSPERYRGLGVEVVHGDAWLQTPWEVRVGERVLTTRHVIVATGARPRVPELPGLEDSDVLTSDNLWQLESLPERLVVLGGGPIGCELGQSFARLGSRVTLVEMGSQLLPREDRDIAEAVETRLEAESVRLALGARAVRVEPGPSHGDSGRVLVIERDGPQGVETERLVFDRLLVAVGRVANVSGFGLEGLGVLPRANGTIDVDGTLRSLHPNIWACGDVAGPFQLTHASAHQAWHATVNALFGEFKRFTVDYRNLPAVTFCDPEVARVGLNEREAAAQGVEVEVTRYAFSELDRAIADQHTEGFIKVLTVPGKDRILGASIVGHGAGELLGEYTLAMTHGIGLNKLLGTIHPYPTFSEAAKASAGVWKNAHKPERLLGWLARYFAWRRRSAHSSATTKTSAAATSSATSSATRSETHARSLDQ
- a CDS encoding CDP-alcohol phosphatidyltransferase family protein codes for the protein MLDRWTSEWIKPPLARLAKGLAGRGVTPNQVTVTSFLIGMLALPLLAQQAYGWALAAILVNRLGDGLDGALARHTGQSSDAGGFLDIGLDFLFYAAVVLGFALADPAANALASALLLFAFVGTGSSFLAFAIMAAKHDLARPSFENKAFYYLHGLTEGTETILAFVAFCLWPEHFALLASIFAAACLLTTGTRLWGGFHTVRARERSA
- a CDS encoding DUF3047 domain-containing protein; this translates as MRHQRHVRPTSALAGLLVAGLGLTVLAGPLKAAETAFSPSDIQAWSTRTFDGETDYRLVELDGEQVLMAQARGQASAKYLEQEIDLDRTPYLHWCWRVSSTYPGLKETTKSGDDYPARVYVARKTGWLPFQVQSVNYVWSSNQVAGSAWPNAFTERAQLLALKGKEAPVGQWVAEVRDVREDFSRLFGERPERLSGVALMTDGDNAGGDATAWYARLAFSDSSAPPRCPGQ